In a single window of the Thermofilaceae archaeon genome:
- a CDS encoding ASCH domain-containing protein, with amino-acid sequence MPTVVRQLNESLSFKKVYLEKVFANGKTITIRWGLVKPTRHHVFIECRGLIYARARIKGFKHLRFRELRSESLASMDGFSSYHEMLRDLRRIYPFVKDDDWVTVIEFEVLERLEKPVSKEWLTKTAATASREALARGVYRDPRERVALANVAAGRGILEALEVSGVSLARFIEILASLRL; translated from the coding sequence ATGCCGACGGTGGTCAGGCAACTTAACGAAAGCCTATCCTTCAAAAAGGTGTACCTAGAGAAGGTTTTCGCGAATGGCAAGACGATCACTATTCGATGGGGTTTGGTGAAGCCGACGAGGCACCACGTTTTCATTGAGTGCCGGGGCTTGATATACGCTAGGGCCCGCATTAAGGGCTTCAAGCATCTCCGCTTCCGCGAGCTGAGGAGTGAGTCATTGGCCAGCATGGACGGCTTCTCGAGCTACCACGAGATGCTTCGCGACCTCCGCCGCATCTACCCATTCGTGAAGGATGACGACTGGGTCACAGTGATCGAGTTTGAAGTGCTGGAGAGACTGGAGAAACCGGTTTCAAAGGAGTGGTTGACAAAGACAGCTGCAACAGCATCTCGGGAGGCTTTAGCGAGGGGCGTGTACAGGGATCCCCGCGAGCGCGTTGCGCTAGCCAATGTAGCCGCGGGCAGGGGGATTCTTGAAGCGCTGGAGGTGAGCGGCGTCTCCCTTGCGAGATTTATCGAGATTTTAGCTTCCCTTAGGCTTTGA
- a CDS encoding type IA DNA topoisomerase, with translation MKFHKVIVAEKPGVARAFAVYLAEGRPSITEISGTRVYTFKRDGRIWASIGIRGHLMDFDFPPEYNKWHSVDPLELFKLKPVMTLREGMLKYVKALQQLAKQTTTVVLALDADTEGEAIAFEVMEVMRRANPSLRFERAWFAAVTKEDLLNAIMQPRQPNPRWANKVFARMVLDLTIGAAFTRLLTLAVEKQNGGLPRGRFISYGPCQTPVLYLVVKRAIEREQFKKKKYYQIVATVKISEHKLRVKSERKFDSREEAQAAASQLLKKPIGVVVEAAYKERVIEPPEPLATVEMERRASRFLNIRPKRAMDIAEDLYQEGLISYPRTDTTIYPPTLNLRAIASLFTTHEDLGPFVRSVILSKPTLRVRQGREDDGAHPPIYPLRYVKREEVVKRFGEEGFKLYDLVVRHFLATLSPPMRIEDQLIAVEVGGIKLTAEGLRILDPGYTIVYPFERPRETVLPRLEKGLRVDLIEAKIAELETKPPPYLSEAELLRLMKRYGIGTDATMQEHIHTNIERKYFEVVRKQCIPTPLGKALILALSEVAPETVLPEVRGRMEAELSKIAEGTADPDRVIESVKAEFMRHFIKLRESEHKITPILLQGVNAVYGSRSKPKGS, from the coding sequence ATGAAGTTTCACAAGGTAATCGTCGCTGAAAAACCCGGTGTTGCCCGAGCCTTCGCGGTATACTTAGCCGAAGGTCGACCATCGATAACGGAGATCTCGGGGACCCGTGTTTACACGTTCAAGCGGGATGGCCGTATTTGGGCTTCAATAGGTATTCGCGGTCACTTGATGGACTTCGATTTCCCACCCGAGTACAACAAGTGGCACAGCGTGGACCCCCTTGAGTTGTTCAAGCTGAAACCGGTTATGACGCTCAGAGAGGGGATGCTGAAGTACGTTAAAGCCTTGCAACAGCTGGCCAAGCAGACGACCACCGTGGTTCTAGCCCTCGATGCGGACACTGAGGGAGAAGCTATAGCCTTCGAGGTCATGGAGGTGATGAGAAGAGCTAACCCGAGCCTGCGGTTTGAGAGAGCCTGGTTTGCAGCTGTTACGAAGGAGGATCTCCTCAATGCGATTATGCAACCCCGCCAACCTAACCCCCGCTGGGCCAACAAGGTTTTCGCGCGCATGGTGCTAGATTTAACGATCGGAGCGGCCTTCACACGCCTGCTGACGCTAGCCGTGGAGAAGCAGAACGGAGGTCTCCCTCGTGGGCGTTTCATAAGTTACGGGCCTTGCCAGACGCCGGTGCTCTACCTAGTCGTCAAGCGGGCGATTGAAAGGGAGCAATTCAAAAAGAAAAAGTACTATCAAATCGTCGCTACCGTAAAGATCTCAGAACACAAGCTTAGAGTTAAGAGCGAGAGGAAGTTCGATAGTAGAGAGGAGGCTCAGGCAGCAGCTTCTCAACTCCTTAAGAAACCGATAGGAGTCGTAGTGGAGGCCGCGTACAAGGAGAGGGTAATCGAGCCTCCCGAGCCCCTAGCCACGGTAGAGATGGAGCGAAGGGCTAGTAGGTTCCTGAACATTCGTCCCAAGCGCGCGATGGACATAGCTGAGGACCTCTACCAGGAGGGGTTGATCTCCTACCCGCGCACTGACACCACGATATACCCTCCAACCCTCAACCTTCGGGCCATAGCTTCGTTGTTCACGACTCACGAGGATCTGGGACCCTTTGTACGCAGCGTTATTCTCTCAAAACCTACACTTAGAGTGAGGCAGGGTAGAGAGGATGATGGCGCGCACCCGCCCATCTATCCGCTCCGATACGTTAAGCGAGAGGAGGTGGTGAAGCGCTTCGGCGAAGAGGGATTCAAGCTCTACGACCTGGTCGTTAGGCACTTCCTAGCCACCCTTAGCCCTCCCATGAGGATTGAAGATCAGCTCATCGCAGTCGAAGTGGGCGGCATAAAACTGACAGCCGAGGGCTTAAGGATCCTAGACCCGGGCTACACTATAGTGTACCCCTTCGAAAGACCCCGTGAAACTGTTCTCCCGCGCCTTGAGAAGGGGCTTCGAGTCGATCTCATCGAAGCGAAGATCGCCGAGCTGGAGACCAAACCACCCCCCTACTTGAGCGAAGCTGAGCTTCTTCGACTGATGAAGCGCTACGGTATTGGTACCGATGCAACGATGCAGGAGCACATACACACGAACATCGAGAGGAAGTACTTCGAGGTTGTAAGAAAGCAGTGCATACCCACCCCACTCGGTAAAGCGCTAATCCTCGCACTATCCGAGGTCGCGCCTGAGACCGTGCTACCGGAGGTGCGCGGTAGAATGGAGGCCGAGCTCAGTAAGATAGCTGAAGGTACAGCCGATCCAGATCGAGTCATTGAAAGTGTGAAAGCGGAGTTCATGAGGCACTTCATAAAACTGAGGGAGTCTGAGCACAAGATAACCCCCATACTGCTGCAAGGGGTGAACGCTGTCTACGGCTCACGCTCAAAGCCTAAGGGAAGCTAA
- a CDS encoding PhoH family protein has protein sequence MSGEVVPANEKQKQFLAALESRDVDVVGAFGPSGTGKSFITCLFAIKAISEGKYSRFVIVRPLVDVSSGKRYTAIELGNLFFDLAASYLYDLVGGIYGSEHVRRLLNEGKILLADPSFLFGRTFDNTLLFLDDAQHVPPEVVHEALLRLGNSSKLVIAGDPVFQAWSASNGAAVARELLLGLDRTFVVDFGIHDIVRPGAKRAFKLALEARVRARALSEEEKKLLSLAYTHAPDAQLVSVVDLRPFKEKYSIKTSPDAILISKEGYLGRLIGKGGERIERIEKESGLSLRGVELTLDLKQLITAIHPVGWIRRYIGGVDIIATNLEVEVDSENLGAFVGQKGAFIRFLDETFHNLLGIGVKVKSVELEKKETRKKKERK, from the coding sequence ATGAGTGGTGAGGTAGTCCCCGCTAACGAAAAACAGAAGCAGTTCCTGGCCGCACTTGAGAGCCGTGACGTCGACGTTGTGGGAGCTTTTGGGCCGAGCGGGACTGGAAAGAGCTTCATAACCTGCTTATTCGCCATAAAAGCGATCAGTGAGGGTAAGTACTCGCGCTTCGTCATAGTGCGCCCTCTCGTCGATGTGAGCAGCGGGAAGAGGTACACAGCCATTGAGCTCGGCAACCTCTTCTTCGATCTGGCGGCTTCATACTTGTACGATCTAGTGGGCGGCATATACGGCAGCGAGCATGTTAGGAGGCTACTCAATGAGGGGAAGATACTTTTAGCGGACCCCAGCTTCCTGTTTGGTAGAACTTTCGATAATACGTTGCTCTTCCTTGACGACGCTCAACACGTGCCGCCAGAAGTGGTGCACGAGGCTCTACTGAGGTTAGGCAACTCGTCCAAGCTTGTGATCGCCGGGGATCCGGTCTTCCAAGCGTGGAGCGCCTCCAATGGAGCAGCCGTGGCTCGTGAGCTGCTGTTGGGACTCGATAGAACCTTTGTGGTGGACTTTGGCATCCATGACATCGTGAGACCTGGAGCTAAAAGGGCGTTCAAGCTTGCGTTAGAGGCTCGCGTCAGGGCGAGGGCGTTGAGCGAGGAGGAGAAAAAACTGCTCAGTCTGGCTTACACCCATGCACCCGACGCACAACTGGTGAGCGTCGTGGATCTAAGGCCCTTCAAGGAGAAGTACTCGATCAAGACATCGCCGGACGCTATTCTGATATCGAAGGAGGGTTACCTGGGCCGCCTGATAGGCAAGGGTGGTGAGCGCATCGAAAGGATCGAAAAGGAGAGCGGCTTATCACTACGGGGTGTAGAACTTACGCTCGACCTTAAACAGCTGATCACTGCGATACACCCAGTCGGGTGGATTAGAAGGTACATAGGTGGGGTTGACATCATCGCGACAAACTTGGAAGTGGAAGTAGACTCGGAAAACCTTGGTGCGTTTGTCGGGCAGAAGGGCGCTTTCATCAGATTCCTCGATGAAACTTTCCATAATCTTTTGGGTATAGGAGTTAAAGTAAAGAGCGTTGAATTAGAGAAAAAGGAAACTAGAAAGAAAAAAGAGAGAAAATAA
- a CDS encoding metallophosphoesterase: MGRSIVIAAFSDVHGPRHLQYLKNSIAAIEQADLVLVAGDIVDKGAPQHCRLVMDVVRSVYRGPVYAIFGNEEYDEIEKELRSICSEVLWLKDELVSLEVKGFSFSIIGTRGVLDEPTAWQRRNIPNIKAIYEQRLKTIVNLLVEAKKRARYTILLTHYAPICSTLNGERPSIWTQMGSRRLTEAILRYQPELVIHGHAHNSTSTFTQIGITKVYNVALPTVKGVTSIELPTKIGLEEFF; this comes from the coding sequence ATGGGGCGTTCGATCGTCATCGCGGCCTTTAGCGACGTTCATGGACCTAGACACCTGCAGTACCTGAAGAATTCGATTGCGGCCATCGAGCAAGCAGACTTGGTGCTAGTTGCTGGCGATATCGTAGATAAAGGTGCTCCTCAGCATTGCCGTCTCGTCATGGATGTTGTTCGTTCCGTCTATAGGGGGCCTGTATACGCTATCTTCGGTAACGAGGAGTACGATGAGATTGAAAAAGAGCTGAGAAGCATTTGCTCCGAAGTATTATGGCTTAAGGACGAGTTGGTCAGCCTTGAAGTAAAGGGCTTCTCATTCTCCATCATCGGCACGCGCGGCGTTTTAGACGAACCGACTGCTTGGCAAAGGAGGAACATACCGAACATCAAGGCCATCTACGAGCAGCGTCTCAAGACAATCGTCAACTTGCTCGTCGAGGCTAAGAAGAGAGCCCGCTACACCATCCTGCTTACACACTATGCCCCTATCTGCTCAACGCTGAATGGCGAACGCCCGAGCATTTGGACCCAGATGGGATCGCGACGGTTAACAGAAGCGATCCTACGCTACCAGCCGGAGCTGGTAATTCACGGGCACGCTCACAATAGCACGAGTACTTTTACGCAGATCGGCATAACTAAAGTCTACAATGTGGCTCTTCCCACCGTTAAAGGGGTCACTTCGATAGAGCTGCCTACTAAGATTGGCTTAGAAGAGTTCTTCTGA
- a CDS encoding FAD/NAD(P)-binding oxidoreductase — protein sequence MIFGEDLAACLAAHEIRKINRREEVIIVRSSRSIGYSRRLLPYYAAGLVERAELIPGELLEIADLVTIASSEAISYDDGYLTVDGRQIAKPAVLVSAWPLLNRRGAVNLLKPEDAEALRDALQAAKEAFVTGGVAALPVVDALATAGWKVSLTWNCEEFDSDVESVLINELQKGGNVRLVSEPPSDAPVLINFGGGDPPSLPLGRVTAEGFIPVDSSCRVVGSDLHAIGLATEVVEPEGFKHRVACEEEVLLQAMNFAAFEVKAPFPLLRRYFVARFGGRVYASFGLTMGEAESVGYDAAATRIRGWGRCSDVLLKAIASREGHVLGLQVAINEEFAWILGLLYFIVLSRAKLHEVSRAISPIELQNPSFEGIFDKAFKALLRKAILRSLARTSQRLTGELNP from the coding sequence GTGATCTTCGGCGAGGATTTAGCAGCCTGCCTGGCAGCCCACGAGATCCGAAAAATCAACAGACGGGAAGAGGTTATAATCGTCCGGTCAAGCAGGAGCATTGGATACTCACGCCGGCTGCTGCCCTACTACGCCGCTGGTCTCGTGGAGAGAGCGGAGTTGATTCCGGGAGAGCTGCTAGAGATCGCAGACCTGGTGACCATTGCCTCGAGCGAGGCCATATCATACGACGATGGTTACCTAACGGTGGATGGCAGGCAGATCGCTAAGCCGGCTGTGCTGGTGTCCGCCTGGCCGCTGCTCAATCGTAGAGGAGCAGTCAACCTTCTTAAGCCTGAAGACGCGGAAGCCCTCCGAGATGCTTTACAGGCTGCGAAGGAAGCATTCGTCACTGGTGGCGTCGCTGCGCTACCCGTAGTAGACGCTCTTGCCACGGCCGGGTGGAAGGTTTCGCTAACGTGGAACTGCGAAGAGTTCGATAGCGACGTAGAGTCCGTACTGATCAACGAGCTCCAAAAGGGTGGAAACGTGAGACTCGTCTCCGAGCCTCCCTCTGATGCTCCTGTGCTGATCAACTTTGGCGGCGGCGATCCACCCAGCCTACCGCTCGGGAGAGTAACGGCGGAAGGCTTCATACCTGTCGATTCTAGCTGTAGAGTTGTGGGATCAGACTTGCATGCTATTGGTTTAGCTACGGAGGTTGTTGAGCCCGAAGGCTTTAAGCACCGTGTCGCGTGCGAAGAGGAGGTGCTACTACAGGCTATGAACTTCGCTGCGTTTGAGGTGAAGGCTCCCTTCCCTCTGTTGAGGCGTTACTTCGTCGCTAGATTCGGAGGCCGCGTTTACGCGTCTTTCGGACTCACCATGGGTGAGGCCGAAAGTGTAGGCTACGACGCAGCAGCAACGAGAATTAGGGGGTGGGGCCGCTGCAGCGACGTTTTACTGAAGGCTATCGCCTCCCGCGAGGGCCACGTTTTGGGACTGCAAGTAGCTATCAATGAGGAATTCGCTTGGATTCTAGGTTTACTCTACTTCATCGTACTATCGAGAGCGAAGCTCCACGAAGTCTCCCGAGCGATTAGCCCCATCGAGTTGCAAAACCCATCTTTCGAAGGCATATTCGATAAGGCGTTCAAGGCTCTCCTGAGGAAGGCGATACTGCGGAGCTTAGCCAGAACCTCGCAGCGCCTGACAGGCGAGTTAAATCCCTGA
- a CDS encoding redox-regulated ATPase YchF — MARPSVQLGIVGKPNTGKSTFFAAATLQSVKIAPYPFTTIEPNVGIGYVRFECVCKEFGVIDNPVGSFCVNGWRFAPVELLDVAGLVPDAWQGRGLGNRFLDHLRRADALIHVVDAAGSTDSEGRPVEPGSHDPLEDVQFLERELDMWILDMLEKDWRRFAMTIEATGSKVEDELYKRLSGLEVSRASIVEAIEHAGLHSKKPTSWTRDDLITFIREMRVRAKPMVIAANKADLAVAASNIERMREALKNRYVVIPTSAESELALRRAAAAGLIRYLPGDRDFEVIGKLTAKQEAALEYIRKNVLKVWGSTGVQEVLNTTVFNVLGRVAVFPVADEQTLTDSEGRVLPEVYLMRRGSTARDLAYAIHTDLGDKFIAALDVRTKRRLGADAVLQNRMVVKIFAGR, encoded by the coding sequence ATGGCAAGACCCAGCGTACAGCTCGGTATCGTGGGGAAGCCTAACACTGGGAAAAGCACGTTCTTTGCGGCGGCCACGCTTCAAAGTGTCAAAATCGCTCCCTACCCATTCACCACTATTGAACCGAACGTGGGCATCGGTTACGTGAGGTTCGAGTGCGTGTGCAAGGAGTTCGGTGTAATCGATAATCCCGTTGGCTCCTTCTGCGTTAACGGTTGGCGCTTTGCGCCGGTTGAGCTGCTAGACGTGGCCGGCCTCGTGCCAGACGCGTGGCAGGGCCGTGGTTTGGGGAACAGGTTCCTCGATCACCTGAGGAGAGCCGATGCGTTAATCCACGTGGTTGATGCAGCCGGGTCGACTGACAGCGAGGGTAGGCCCGTTGAGCCGGGTAGCCACGATCCTCTCGAGGACGTCCAGTTCCTCGAGCGCGAGCTCGACATGTGGATTCTCGACATGCTCGAGAAGGATTGGAGGAGGTTTGCCATGACTATTGAAGCTACAGGGTCAAAGGTGGAGGATGAGCTCTACAAGAGGTTGAGCGGTTTAGAGGTGAGCCGAGCCTCGATAGTGGAGGCGATAGAGCACGCCGGGCTGCACAGCAAGAAACCCACTTCGTGGACGAGAGATGACCTGATCACTTTTATCCGCGAGATGAGGGTGAGAGCTAAACCGATGGTGATCGCAGCCAACAAAGCCGATTTAGCGGTTGCGGCATCTAACATCGAGAGGATGAGGGAGGCTCTTAAGAATCGCTACGTGGTCATACCTACGTCAGCCGAGTCGGAGCTGGCGCTCAGAAGGGCTGCGGCAGCGGGGCTAATAAGGTACCTCCCTGGAGACAGGGATTTCGAGGTGATCGGGAAGCTGACGGCTAAGCAGGAAGCGGCCCTCGAGTACATAAGGAAGAACGTCCTGAAAGTATGGGGCTCAACGGGTGTTCAGGAGGTGCTCAACACCACGGTCTTCAACGTTCTCGGCCGCGTAGCCGTATTCCCCGTCGCCGACGAGCAGACGCTAACGGATAGTGAGGGCAGGGTTCTTCCAGAGGTATACCTGATGAGAAGGGGGTCGACAGCAAGGGACTTAGCTTATGCTATCCACACTGATCTCGGCGACAAGTTCATAGCAGCGCTGGATGTGAGGACAAAGAGGAGGCTAGGCGCTGACGCTGTACTGCAGAACAGGATGGTCGTAAAGATTTTTGCCGGCCGCTGA
- a CDS encoding ABC transporter ATP-binding protein yields the protein MAVIELNDVYFRYQGSDEYALRGVTLSADRGEFIVLVGPSGCGKSTLLRVLNGLIPHFYEGEFRGEARVAGLDVKRTPTHILARHVGMVFQDPENQLFLSSVEREIAFGLENMGLPRSEIKRRVEEALRLFGLEELRDKAPYELSGGQQQKVAIASVMVLEPEVLAMDEPTANLDPLSALEILSLVRRLVDERKIVAIVVEHRMELALKFATRLIAMVRGEIVVDDEPHAAVDKVLGLVGAPPVVLAHELLKRRGLVQGYPPLTPEDLSKEVVEVIRRWRR from the coding sequence GTGGCTGTCATAGAGCTGAACGATGTCTACTTCAGGTACCAAGGGAGTGACGAGTACGCATTGAGAGGGGTTACGCTCTCCGCCGATAGAGGAGAATTCATAGTTCTAGTGGGGCCCTCGGGCTGCGGGAAGAGCACCCTTCTTAGAGTGCTGAACGGACTGATACCCCACTTCTACGAGGGCGAGTTTCGGGGGGAAGCTCGCGTTGCCGGCCTCGATGTGAAGCGGACACCAACACACATCCTCGCTAGGCATGTAGGGATGGTCTTTCAGGATCCGGAGAACCAGCTGTTCCTATCTAGCGTTGAGAGGGAGATCGCTTTTGGCCTGGAGAACATGGGGTTGCCCAGGAGTGAGATAAAAAGGAGAGTTGAAGAGGCACTAAGGCTCTTCGGTTTAGAGGAGCTGAGAGATAAGGCGCCTTACGAGCTAAGTGGGGGCCAGCAGCAGAAGGTGGCTATCGCCTCTGTAATGGTATTGGAGCCCGAAGTCCTAGCGATGGATGAGCCCACGGCCAACCTAGACCCTCTGAGCGCGCTCGAGATACTCTCACTGGTAAGAAGGCTTGTGGACGAGAGGAAGATTGTAGCCATAGTTGTTGAGCACAGGATGGAGCTCGCGCTGAAGTTTGCCACACGCTTGATCGCCATGGTTAGGGGGGAGATAGTGGTCGACGACGAGCCTCATGCTGCTGTGGACAAGGTTCTAGGGCTTGTGGGAGCACCACCAGTCGTTTTGGCCCACGAGCTGTTAAAGAGGAGAGGATTGGTGCAGGGCTACCCACCCCTGACGCCCGAGGACCTCTCAAAGGAGGTTGTCGAGGTGATAAGGAGATGGAGGCGATAA
- a CDS encoding ABC transporter ATP-binding protein, with protein sequence MEAIRVENVYFAYDSQPVLKGVSLLLRTGEVLALMGENGAGKTTLVKHFTGLLKPQRGRVLVFGVDTREASVAQLARRVGLVFQNPDHQLFAESVEEEILFTLRNMGYTLDRAREISERVLKAFDLERYRDKSPYSLSVGERKRLALAAVLCYEPDVLVLDEPTAGQDYYNKTKISRLILGLKRQGKGVVLVTHDVEFAIQVADRVALMADGKIIREGPAWEVLTDSEALKSARLLMPQIPAAASELMGKGIKFQKTPLLPGSLYAEVLMLLNHCGGKR encoded by the coding sequence ATGGAGGCGATAAGAGTAGAGAACGTCTACTTCGCCTACGATTCGCAGCCTGTCTTGAAGGGAGTATCACTGCTCCTGCGGACAGGCGAGGTTCTCGCGTTAATGGGAGAGAACGGTGCAGGTAAAACAACTCTGGTGAAGCACTTCACAGGCTTGCTGAAGCCGCAGCGAGGAAGGGTCCTCGTTTTCGGCGTGGACACGAGGGAAGCCTCTGTAGCCCAGTTGGCTAGGCGAGTAGGTTTGGTCTTCCAAAACCCTGATCATCAGCTTTTCGCGGAAAGTGTAGAAGAGGAGATCCTGTTTACTCTGCGAAACATGGGTTACACGCTTGACAGGGCGCGCGAGATCAGCGAGCGAGTGCTGAAGGCGTTCGATTTGGAGCGCTACCGCGATAAATCGCCCTACAGCCTAAGCGTGGGGGAGAGGAAGCGTCTCGCGCTCGCTGCCGTGCTCTGCTACGAACCGGACGTGCTCGTACTCGACGAGCCCACAGCGGGACAGGACTACTACAACAAGACGAAGATCTCGAGACTGATACTCGGCCTGAAGCGCCAAGGCAAGGGTGTGGTACTAGTGACGCATGATGTTGAGTTCGCAATTCAGGTGGCCGACCGCGTTGCGCTCATGGCAGACGGCAAAATCATACGAGAGGGTCCCGCGTGGGAGGTACTGACGGACTCTGAAGCTTTAAAGTCAGCCCGTCTACTTATGCCCCAGATCCCCGCTGCAGCTTCCGAGCTAATGGGTAAGGGGATAAAGTTTCAGAAAACCCCCTTACTACCAGGAAGCTTGTACGCGGAAGTGCTGATGCTGTTAAATCACTGCGGTGGTAAGCGTTGA
- a CDS encoding energy-coupling factor transporter transmembrane component T yields the protein MSQVLDIFRFRRKNTPLHALDPRAKFVMLLALSATSLALNDVLSLVVLLLIEAFLLKLGRSLKEWVQALKGLSLLLAMIFTLNYLTLPSHKLFTSTTMTLRFLCLTTAFSIFFLTTTADELAAALELSGVPREYSIMFTMSLRFVPSLARDLQTISDALKCRGLELEKGGLKERIRNYTYLLVPLIIYELRRSLMVAEALEARGFGAVKEVQPYIELKLKKRDYIAVAASCALIIVLAWTLISGAYSSFVRWQQGLFANL from the coding sequence TTGAGCCAGGTTCTCGACATCTTCAGATTCAGGCGCAAGAATACGCCACTACACGCGCTCGACCCGCGCGCGAAGTTCGTCATGCTCCTAGCACTGAGCGCAACTTCTCTCGCTCTCAACGATGTGCTCTCACTAGTCGTGCTCCTGTTGATTGAAGCTTTCCTGCTGAAGTTAGGCCGATCACTCAAGGAGTGGGTTCAAGCCCTTAAGGGCCTCTCCTTGCTCCTCGCGATGATTTTCACGCTAAACTACCTAACGCTACCCTCCCACAAGCTCTTCACTTCAACAACAATGACCCTGCGGTTCCTCTGCTTGACAACTGCCTTCTCGATCTTCTTCCTCACGACGACTGCCGACGAGCTGGCTGCAGCGCTAGAGCTTTCGGGGGTCCCACGTGAGTACAGCATAATGTTCACCATGTCACTGCGCTTTGTCCCCTCCCTAGCTAGGGATCTCCAGACAATATCCGATGCTTTAAAGTGTAGGGGTCTAGAGCTGGAGAAGGGAGGGTTGAAAGAGCGCATACGAAACTACACCTATCTTCTCGTGCCACTCATAATTTACGAGCTGCGGCGCAGTCTCATGGTAGCGGAAGCGCTCGAAGCCCGCGGGTTTGGAGCTGTGAAGGAGGTGCAACCATACATAGAACTGAAGCTGAAGAAGAGAGACTACATCGCCGTGGCAGCTAGCTGTGCGCTGATAATCGTCCTCGCATGGACGCTTATCTCAGGTGCCTACTCCAGCTTTGTAAGGTGGCAGCAAGGGCTCTTCGCAAACCTGTAG
- a CDS encoding hydroxyacid dehydrogenase, with the protein MKVLITDPMPADFIAELKKHGLEVVQVRTPPPEVLKEVVRGYDAIVVRSATRVTADVIMAADALKVIARAGAGLDNIDVEAATRRGIKVINVPEAVANAVAELTIGLAFSLLRSIPQAVESLKSGRWEKGGFIGRELSGMRVGVIGLGTIGSLVARKMVALGAHVVVYRRNRELLMREAAGIGAEPATDLEKLLKTCELVTLHVPYTAETHCLLNEGNLRLMPRGSFLINTSRAWVVDGKALLRALNEGILEGAALDVHYNEPPREDWEWGLIKHPKVIATPHIGAQTREAGARVSRLLAERLITALKGE; encoded by the coding sequence GTGAAAGTGCTCATAACAGACCCCATGCCCGCCGATTTCATCGCCGAACTGAAGAAACACGGCTTAGAAGTCGTCCAAGTTCGCACACCTCCTCCAGAAGTTCTAAAGGAGGTCGTTAGGGGCTATGATGCGATTGTCGTTAGGAGTGCGACAAGGGTCACAGCCGACGTCATAATGGCTGCCGACGCACTAAAAGTGATCGCACGTGCCGGCGCGGGCTTGGACAACATCGATGTTGAGGCAGCCACCAGAAGAGGTATCAAGGTAATCAACGTCCCGGAAGCTGTTGCAAACGCCGTAGCCGAACTAACGATAGGCCTAGCCTTCTCCCTCCTACGGTCGATCCCGCAGGCCGTTGAAAGCTTGAAATCCGGGAGGTGGGAGAAGGGGGGCTTCATCGGTCGAGAACTATCGGGCATGAGAGTCGGCGTCATCGGCCTAGGGACAATAGGCTCGCTGGTAGCGCGAAAAATGGTTGCTTTGGGGGCTCACGTTGTCGTGTATAGGAGGAATAGGGAGCTGCTGATGCGCGAAGCGGCGGGCATAGGCGCTGAACCCGCTACAGATCTAGAGAAGCTATTGAAAACCTGTGAGCTAGTGACACTGCACGTCCCCTACACGGCTGAAACGCACTGTCTACTGAACGAAGGGAATCTACGCTTGATGCCCAGAGGGTCGTTTTTGATTAACACGTCCAGAGCATGGGTCGTGGACGGGAAGGCACTCCTTAGAGCGTTAAACGAAGGCATACTGGAGGGTGCTGCCCTCGATGTGCACTACAATGAGCCGCCGCGCGAGGATTGGGAGTGGGGGTTGATCAAGCACCCTAAGGTGATTGCGACCCCGCACATTGGGGCTCAGACTAGGGAAGCTGGTGCAAGGGTATCCCGCTTGCTGGCTGAGCGGCTGATTACCGCTCTCAAGGGTGAATAA
- a CDS encoding 50S ribosomal protein L15e produces MGYYKYVAELWKRPTKGPLAEVYKKRLLEWRRQPTVVRVDKPTRINRARALGYKAKQGFVIVRVRVRKGGLNRPRPRSGRRPKRMGVHGYSPHKSAQLIAEERAARKYPNLVVLGSYWVGEDGMYKWYEVVMVDPHHPSVQNDPERNWVCGFTKKVDYKSKVEKVLEKIRKMYGQQKQDEQGSTSS; encoded by the coding sequence ATGGGGTACTACAAGTACGTTGCAGAGCTTTGGAAGCGACCAACGAAGGGGCCGCTAGCAGAGGTGTACAAGAAGAGGCTTCTTGAATGGAGGAGGCAGCCGACGGTAGTGAGAGTTGATAAACCGACCCGTATCAATAGGGCGAGGGCTCTGGGCTATAAAGCGAAGCAAGGCTTCGTCATCGTTAGGGTGCGGGTAAGGAAGGGAGGGCTCAATAGGCCTCGCCCCCGTTCCGGCAGGAGGCCGAAAAGGATGGGTGTGCACGGTTACTCGCCGCATAAAAGCGCGCAGTTGATCGCCGAAGAGAGAGCTGCAAGGAAGTATCCAAACCTGGTTGTCCTCGGTTCCTACTGGGTGGGTGAGGACGGCATGTACAAGTGGTACGAAGTTGTCATGGTAGACCCCCACCACCCATCCGTTCAGAACGACCCGGAGAGAAACTGGGTGTGTGGCTTCACGAAAAAGGTGGATTACAAGAGTAAAGTGGAAAAAGTTCTCGAAAAAATACGGAAAATGTATGGCCAGCAGAAGCAGGATGAGCAAGGGAGCACTTCATCTTGA